Proteins co-encoded in one Astyanax mexicanus isolate ESR-SI-001 chromosome 1, AstMex3_surface, whole genome shotgun sequence genomic window:
- the LOC103037968 gene encoding G-protein coupled receptor family C group 6 member A — translation MRSHSCIYVLGVAVILGMLGPSSGTESLCAAYAPGDIIIGILSSVHANIKDLQPWILPDLSVCINFDLITFVQALASIHTIETINDSGFLPGIRLGYLMCDPCSYATKALHCVEHMLAVNRSLTVLSDYSNLRPPVKVFLGERYTETSLPISRLLSLYRIPQISCTSSASVLSDKIRYTSFFRVIPSNKYQALALAKLMSHFNWTWVGVVYLDDDYGKGIFENFLTHIDKEKICLAFEEVVPNYPDTTQDLKKVADLIQSSNATVVLLLLRVQQVETLFKEMITRNSYKIWIASNTWSLARYIMKMEGIHKVGDILGINFITGNIPGFEDYLQNLKPGPGARNYLINEYKQIRFNCSQQSEHTSSSACNVTNPQEANDDYLLQAVDPTEAYNQRVAVYAFAHGLKKLLKCNDTACSGETDFQPLKLLNILRKVNFTLDNQTYSFDEDGNFETGYDIMTWKKNGNGKISEVVGKFLLKTGEVDIKDERIQWSRNNNTVPSSMCTNPCAPGTEKKILSKSCCYSCTNCSEGHYSDKDQTACQKCPDGTWSRPGSSECEDWQISYLEWSSSYSIVVIIGTVVGIVLLVFSFIFFIYHREKPIIKDFFIVSCLMKLGLLVSFGSVIVFLGRPTKHLCMAQQAMYALGFTLCVSCILSKAFNTLVAFMAFNHDRQRTLKKLEKPFVIISFLTFIQALICIFWLVFDPLDASESISKSQALTKNLLCTQGSMYGFGAMHVYIALLAVACFLMAFKGRDNETEPIVFSMLIHLFAWLCFIPVFITQVELRPIVQISAIMVSNYGVIFCHFTPKWYKILVEKTKIQNNMKSPGSLPPHDHDSGVGNDTIGNDSEASLSMHSFPQAQFHFEESETDEQSVSEIPDYTISEISDNTISEISENTISEISEHPISGISDCPISESDVRRRRLRHQRARSF, via the exons ATGAGGTCTCACTCTTGTATTTATGTGTTGGGAGTTGCTGTGATTTTGGGGATGTTGGGGCCCTCCAGTGGGACAGAGTCCTTGTGTGCGGCGTATGCCCCTGGAGACATTATCATCGGGATTCTGAGTTCAGTTCATGCTAACATTAAAGATCTTCAGCCTTGGATTCTTCCAGATTTGTCTGTCTGCATAAA CTTTGATCTAATTACCTTCGTACAAGCTTTAGCTTCAATTCACACCATCGAAACAATCAATGACTCTGGATTTCTTCCCGGTATTCGGCTTGGATATCTAATGTGTGACCCTTGTTCTTATGCAACCAAAGCCTTGCACTGTGTGGAGCACATGCTAGCAGTTAACCGCTCACTTACAGTTCTCTCTGACTACTCAAACCTCCGTCCACCTGTGAAAGTCTTCTTAGGCGAGAGATACACTGAAACCTCTCTTCCTATATCCAGACTGCTCAGCCTGTACAGGATTCCACag ATAAGTTGCACATCTTCTGCATCAGTGCTAAGTGACAAGATACGCTACACATCCTTCTTTCGGGTCATTCCAAGTAACAAATATCAGGCATTGGCCTTGGCAAAGCTCATGAGTCACTTTAACTGGACCTGGGTTGGAGTAGTGTACCTTGATGATGACTATGGTAAGGGTATCTTTGAGAACTTTTTGACTCATATAGATAAAGAGAAGATATGTTTAGCTTTTGAAGAAGTGGTACCCAACTACCCTGACACGACACAAGACCTGAAAAAGGTGGCAGATCTTATCCAGTCCTCCAATGCCACTGTTGTGCTGCTTCTCCTACGAGTTCAGCAGGTGGAGACGCTGTTTAAAGAGATGATTACGAGAAATTCTTATAAAATCTGGATTGCCAGTAACACCTGGTCTTTGGCACGCTACATAATGAAGATGGAGGGCATACACAAAGTGGGTGACATCCTTGGCATTAACTTCATCACAGGGAACATCCCAGGTTTTGAAGACTACCTACAGAATCTAAAACCAGGCCCAGGGGCAAGAAATTATTTAATCAATGAGTATAAGCAAATAAGATTCAACTGCAGTCAGCAATCAGAACACACATCTTCTTCAGCCTGTAATGTGACGAACCCCCAGGAGGCAAACGATGACTACCTGCTGCAAGCTGTGGATCCGACAGAGGCCTACAATCAGAGAGTGGCGGTGTACGCCTTCGCTCACGGCCTCAAGAAACTTCTTAAATGTAACGACACAGCCTGCTCTGGAGAAACAGACTTCCAGCCACTAAag CTCTTAAACATTCTTCGCAAGGTGAACTTCACTTTGGACAATCAGACCTACTCCTTTGATGAAGATGGTAATTTTGAGACCGGCTATGACATCATGACTTGGAAGAAGAATGGAAATGGAAAGATATCTGAGGTGGTGGGAAAATTTCTCCTAAAAACTGGAGAAGTAGACATCAAAGATGAAAGAATTCAATGGTCCAGAAATAATAACACG GTGCCCTCATCCATGTGTACAAACCCGTGTGCCCctggcacagaaaaaaaaatattaagtaagTCCTGTTGCTATAGCTGCACCAACTGTAGTGAGGGACACTATTCTGACAAGG ATCAAACTGCCTGTCAAAAATGTCCAGATGGCACTTGGTCTCGTCCAGGCTCCAGCGAATGTGAGGACTGGCAGATCTCATATTTGGAGTGGTCTTCATCTTATTCCATTGTAGTGATAATTGGAACAGTGGTAGGAATAGTGCTGCTAGTATTTTCATTTATCTTCTTCATTTACCACAGAGAAAAACCCATCATAAAAGATTTCTTTATCGTTTCTTGTTTGATGAAGTTGGGTCTGCTTGTGAGTTTTGGAAGTGTAATAGTTTTCTTAGGCAGACCAACCAAACACCTCTGCATGGCACAACAGGCCATGTACGCTCTTGGGTTCACTCTCTGTGTGTCATGCATTCTGAGCAAAGCCTTTAACACACTGGTAGCATTTATGGCATTTAACCATGACAGACAGCGTACACTTAAAAAGCTTGAAAAACCTTTTGTCATCATCAGCTTCCTCACTTTTATTCAAGCTCTCATCTGTATCTTCTGGCTGGTATTTGATCCTCTTGATGCTTCAGAATCTATTTCAAAGTCTCAGGCATTAACCAAGAACCTCCTGTGCACTCAGGGCTCTATGTACGGCTTTGGTGCGATGCATGTCTACATTGCTTTACTAGCAGTAGCATGTTTCCTAATGGCCTTCAAGGGGAGAGATAATGAGACAGAGCCAATAGTCTTCAGCATGCTCATCCACCTGTTTGCCTGGCTTTGCTTCATTCCAGTTTTCATCACACAAGTTGAATTACGGCCTATTGTTCAAATCTCTGCCATTATGGTCTCCAACTATGGAGTTATCTTCTGTCATTTCACCCCAAAATGGTACAAGATTCTTgtagaaaaaactaaaatacaaaataacatgAAAAGCCCAGGCAGTCTTCCTCCACATGATCATGACTCTGGAGTTGGTAACGACACAATTGGTAATGATTCAGAAGCGTCTCTATCAATGCACAGTTTTCCACAAGCACAATTTCATTTTGAAGAATCAGAAACAGATGAACAGTCAGTATCAGAAATACCTGACTACACAATATCAGAAATATCTGACAACACAATATCAGAAATATCTGAAAACACAATATCAGAAATATCTGAACACCCAATATCAGGAATATCTGACTGCCCAATATCAGAATCTGATGTTAGGCGTCGGAGATTAAGACATCAAAGAGCAAGGAGTTTCTAA